A part of Pseudochaenichthys georgianus chromosome 23, fPseGeo1.2, whole genome shotgun sequence genomic DNA contains:
- the gys2 gene encoding glycogen [starch] synthase, liver has product MPLSRSLSMTSLSGVLPAWEEEELPVEDLLLFEVSWEVTNKVGGIYTVLQTKAKITVDEWGENYYMMGPYYEHNFKTQVEACEPPNPAVRKAMDALIHNGCQVHFGRWLIEGSPFVILFDVGSAAWNLDRWKGDLWETCQIGLPHNDREANDSLILGSLVAWFFKELIDQLGDEPNVIGHFHEWQAGAGLILSHCRKIPMATVFTTHATLLGRYLCAGNADFYNNLGKFNVDKEAGERHIYHRCCLERAAVHCAHVFTTVSQITAVEAIHMLHRKPDVVTPNGLNVKKFSAMHEFQNLHSTSKACIQEFIRGHFYGHLDFNLDKTLFFFIAGRYEFTNKGADIFLESLLRLNYLLRLHKNDMTVVVFFIMPAKTNNFNVESLKGQAVRKQLWDTAHSVKEKFGNRLYDALLKGHIPDMNSILDRDDFTIMKRAIYATQRHTLPPVTTHNMIDDATDPILSNVRRIGLFNSRNDRVKIIFHPEFLSSTSPLLPMDYEDFVRGCNLGVFPSYYEPWGYTPGECTVMGIPSVTTNLSGFGCFMEEHVSDPAAYGVYILDRRFRSAEESCNQLTQFMFSFCQQSLRQRIIQRNRTERLSDLLDWRYLGRFYVHARHLALNRAFPDKFKMDPMATLKTEGFRYPRPSSVPASPSASVHSTPHHSDVEDDDDDDDYEPYDEDEEAERDRLNIKAPFVLGDVQEGK; this is encoded by the exons ATGCCGCTGTCTCGTTCCCTGTCCATGACGTCCCTGAGCGGGGTGCTGCCGGCctgggaggaagaggagctgcCTGTGGAGGACCTGCTGCTCTTTGAGGTGTCCTGGGAGGTCACCAACAAAG TTGGAGGAATCTACACAGTGCTCCAGACCAAAGCCAAGATCACGGTGGATGAATGGGGGGAGAACTACTACATGATGGGGCCCTACTACGAACACAACTTCAAGACACAGGTGGAGGCCTGCGAGCCCCCCAACCCCGCCGTCAGGAAGGCCATGGACGCCCTCATCCACAACGGCTGCCAG GTTCATTTTGGCCGCTGGCTGATTGAGGGCAGCCCCTTTGTGATCCTGTTTGATGTTGGCTCTGCGGCCTGGAACCTGGACCGCTGGAAGGGGGACCTGTGGGAGACCTGCCAGATCGGCCTGCCCCACAACGACCGGGAGGCCAATGACTCCCTCATCCTGGGCTCCCTCGTCGCCTGGTTCTTCAAAGAG TTAATAGACCAGCTGGGAGACGAGCCCAATGTCATCGGTCATTTCCATGAGTGGCAGGCGGGTGCAGGGCTTATTCTCTCCCATTGCCGCAAGATTCCCATGGCAACGGTCTTCACCACACACGCCACCCTGCTGGGacggtatctctgtgctggGAATGCAGACTTTTATAACAACCTGGGCAAG ttCAACGTTGACAAGGAGGCGGGTGAGAGGCATATCTACCATcggtgctgcctggagagagCGGCGGTGCACTGTGCTCACGTCTTCACCACCGTCTCCCAGATCACCGCTGTGGAAGCCATCCATATGCTGCACAGGAAGCCAG ATGTGGTGACCCCCAATGGCCTGAATGTGAAGAAGTTTTCCGCCATGCATGAGTTTCAGAACCTGCACTCCACCAGCAAGGCCTGCATCCAGGAGTTTATCAGAGGACACTTCTACGG TCACCTGGACTTCAACCTCGACAAAACGCTCTTCTTCTTCATCGCCGGACGCTATGAGTTTACCAACAAGGGAGCTGATATTTTCCTTGAATCACTGTTAAGACTCAACTACCTACTAAGG CTCCACAAAAATGATATGACAGTGGTAGTTTTCTTCATCATGCCAGCTAAAACCAACAACTTCAATGTGGAGTCACTGAAGGGACAGGCGGTGCGCAAGCAGCTGTG GGATACAGCTCACTCTGTGAAGGAGAAGTTTGGTAACAGGCTGTATGATGCTCTGCTAAA AGGGCACATCCCTGACATGAACTCCATTCTGGATCGAGACGACTTCACCATTATGAAGAGAGCCATCTACGCCACTCAG AGACACACCCTCCCTCCGGTAACCACTCACAACATGATTGACGACGCAACAGATCCCATTCTTTCAAACGTCAGACGCATCGGCCTGTTCAACTCCAGGAACGATCGCGTCAAG ATTATCTTCCACCCTGAGTTCCTGTCCTCCACCAGTCCTCTGCTGCCGATGGACTACGAGGACTTTGTTCGTGGATGCAACCTTGGAGTATTCCCCTCCTACTATGAACCATGGGGTTACACACCTG GTGAGTGTACTGTTATGGGCATTCCCAGTGTGACCACCAACCTGTCAGGTTTCGGCTGCTTCATGGAGGAGCATGTGTCAGACCCTGCTGCCTACG GTGTTTACATCTTGGACCGCCGTTTCCGCTCAGCTGAGGAGTCGTGTAACCAGCTGACCCAGTTCATGTTCAGTTTCTGCCAGCAGTCTCTGCGCCAGCGCATCATCCAGAGGAACCGAACAGAGAGGCTGTCTGACCTGCTGGACTGGAGATACCTGGGACGG TTCTACGTACACGCCCGCCATCTGGCACTCAACAGGGCTTTCCCCGACAAGTTCAAGATGGACCCCATGGCCACTTTGAAG ACAGAAGGTTTCCGTTACCCTCGGCCCTCCTCGGTACCCGCCTCTCCCTCTGCCTCCGTCCACTCCACCCCCCACCACAGCGATGTGGAGGATGACGATGATGACGATGATTATGAGCCCTATGATGAAGATGAAGAGGCCGAGAGGGATCGACTGAACATCAAGGCTCCCTTTGTGCTGGGGGACGTGCAGGAGGGAAAGTAA
- the kiss2 gene encoding kisspeptin 2, whose translation MRLVALAVVCGLIVAQEGRSVDTALTGFDSSQRTRTTGSVHSALRRTAGDFLTEDGAPCMSLRENEDQRQLLCNDRRSKFNINAFGLRFGKRYNGYIYRRAVKRARRNKLSPILLFSREVEVPT comes from the exons ATGAGACTTGTGGCTCTGGCTGTGGTGTGCGGGCTCATTGTGGCTCAGGAGGGACGAAGTGTGGACACAGCTCTGACGGGATTTGACTCTTCACAGAGGACACGCACAACAG GGTCCGTCCACTCGGCCCTCCGGAGGACTGCAGGAGACTTTCTGACGGAAGATGGCGCCCCGTGTATGTCCCTCAGAGAGAACGAGGACCAGCGGCAGCTCCTGTGCAACGACCGCCGCAGCAAATTCAACATCAACGCGTTCGGGCTCCGCTTCGGGAAACGGTACAACGGCTACATCTACAGGAGAGCTGTGAAAAGAGCCAGGAGAAATAAACTCTCACCCATTCTTCTATTCTCGCGAGAAGTGGAGGTGCCTACCTGA